A segment of the Peptoclostridium acidaminophilum DSM 3953 genome:
TCTGAAAAATATAATGTGGACATGCCTGTTTATAGAGAAATAGCACTTCATTTTGGATACAAGTCTTGAAAATAATGATGCAAGGGGGTGTATTTTTTGAAAAATCAGAGGAAATCAATAGAGCCTAATCTGTATGCTGCATCAACAATTATTGTAATTCTAGTTTTTGCATTCGTAACGTTATTAAAGGGACCGGCATTTGCCGACGAAATGACATATGAAATACCCAGCATGAACGTAGTGGCCGATGTCGGAAAAGACGGCTCCGTGCACGTTGTAGAGAATCTGGAATATTACTTCAGCGGAGAAGGTCATGGAATATACAGGTCACTTGGGACATCTGGGAGCGAAGGGATAGAAATATTAAAATTATCGACTGCAGACAGTCAGGGTGAGACTGTGTTCACAAGGAATGACAGTGGGCAGGAAGGTACATATCAGCTTTTTCAGGAAGGCGACAACATTACTCTGAAGATTTTCAAGAACACAACTGATTCTGGCAGGATCTTTAGAATTGAATATTTGGTGAAGGGCGCGGCAAAAAAGATATAGCGACACTGGAGAGCTATATTGGAAGTTCATGGGCACAG
Coding sequences within it:
- a CDS encoding DUF2207 domain-containing protein, whose amino-acid sequence is MKNQRKSIEPNLYAASTIIVILVFAFVTLLKGPAFADEMTYEIPSMNVVADVGKDGSVHVVENLEYYFSGEGHGIYRSLGTSGSEGIEILKLSTADSQGETVFTRNDSGQEGTYQLFQEGDNITLKIFKNTTDSGRIFRIEYLVKGAAKKI